One segment of Candidatus Wallbacteria bacterium DNA contains the following:
- the infB gene encoding translation initiation factor IF-2 gives MKKRIYDLAKELELSSKDIVDFLKTKGHVKVASSTIEDELINLVTARYRKAPLKAVKPEVHKKAEPAKKEDHKKPEPAKKPEAVKKESPKEELPKKTEPLKPEVQKRPELPKADLHKKIEPIKKVEPPKVEEAKKIEPQKLEPHKPEPPKIEEKSGKTEAVPVLKKEEPAPAAEKTVQVKLPFEISFNDLCKKLNFSRAELVKKLMSYGITNINLPIDYETSSIIAEEAGFIPEQDKPAEVAVEVFDPRDLEFRSPIVTIMGHVDHGKTTLLDYIRKTHVAEHEAGGITQHIGAYKVILDKHKKKTITFIDTPGHEAFTAMRAHGAKVTDIAILVVAADDGVKPQTIEALDHAKAAKLPIIVAVNKIDKPDANPDKVKQELSNYGIMPEEWGGKTIFVNISAKTGLNVKELLEMIVLQSEVLELKANYKIPARGFVIESKLDRGLGPIATVLVQHGKLKVGQTVLIGSHYGKIRTMRNENMETLKEADPADPVEISGISGVPQAGETFKVVETEKLAKDFLKQKDDIYKTMSRSTTLEEIFQQIKDGENKTLRLIVKSDVHGSSVAIGDSLAKLGNSEVKVDVVHRGVGAITETDVMLATASAAIIIGFNVRPMSNALKLAEKNKIEIRTYKVIYDIIEDIKKALTGLLTPEKKEKVTGHAEIRAVFKISKIGTIGGCYLTDGKIVRTAQVRLLRDGAIIYTGKLSSLKRFKDDAREVLQGFECGIGIENYNDLKVGDVIESFIIEEIEKTLESGDNLE, from the coding sequence TTGAAAAAGAGAATCTACGACCTAGCCAAAGAACTCGAACTCTCTTCAAAGGATATAGTTGATTTCCTTAAAACCAAGGGACATGTGAAAGTCGCCAGCAGTACGATTGAGGATGAACTGATCAACCTTGTGACTGCCCGTTACAGGAAGGCTCCGCTTAAAGCCGTCAAGCCGGAAGTCCATAAAAAAGCTGAGCCAGCCAAAAAGGAAGACCACAAGAAACCGGAACCAGCGAAGAAACCGGAGGCAGTGAAAAAAGAATCTCCCAAAGAGGAATTGCCTAAAAAAACCGAACCGCTCAAGCCGGAAGTCCAGAAAAGACCTGAATTACCAAAGGCAGATCTTCATAAGAAGATAGAGCCGATAAAAAAAGTCGAGCCGCCCAAGGTGGAAGAGGCTAAAAAAATTGAACCGCAGAAGCTGGAACCGCATAAACCTGAACCCCCGAAAATAGAAGAAAAATCCGGGAAAACAGAAGCAGTCCCCGTCTTGAAAAAGGAAGAACCGGCTCCTGCTGCTGAAAAAACAGTCCAGGTCAAGCTGCCTTTTGAAATCTCATTCAACGACCTGTGCAAGAAGCTCAACTTTTCCAGAGCTGAACTGGTCAAGAAGCTGATGAGTTATGGGATCACCAATATTAATCTTCCCATTGATTATGAAACTTCATCTATCATTGCCGAGGAAGCCGGGTTCATTCCCGAACAGGACAAACCCGCTGAGGTTGCGGTAGAAGTGTTCGATCCCCGGGATCTTGAATTTCGATCTCCGATCGTCACCATCATGGGACATGTAGACCATGGGAAAACCACACTGCTGGATTATATCCGCAAGACTCATGTGGCAGAGCATGAGGCTGGAGGAATCACCCAGCACATCGGCGCTTACAAAGTGATCCTTGACAAACACAAGAAAAAGACGATCACTTTCATCGATACTCCAGGCCATGAGGCGTTTACTGCCATGCGCGCCCACGGTGCCAAAGTCACAGACATCGCTATTCTCGTCGTGGCCGCAGATGACGGAGTGAAACCCCAGACCATTGAAGCGCTGGACCATGCAAAGGCGGCAAAGCTTCCGATCATAGTAGCAGTCAATAAAATCGATAAACCTGATGCAAATCCTGACAAAGTAAAGCAGGAACTTTCAAATTACGGCATTATGCCTGAGGAATGGGGAGGGAAGACAATCTTTGTCAACATTTCTGCCAAGACCGGGCTGAATGTCAAGGAATTGCTCGAGATGATCGTTCTTCAGTCTGAAGTACTCGAACTGAAGGCTAATTATAAGATCCCTGCCAGGGGCTTTGTGATTGAGAGCAAGCTCGACCGGGGACTTGGCCCGATCGCCACGGTACTTGTACAACACGGTAAATTGAAGGTCGGACAGACGGTCTTGATCGGAAGTCATTATGGTAAAATCAGGACCATGCGCAACGAAAACATGGAAACCTTGAAAGAGGCAGATCCAGCCGATCCGGTGGAAATCTCGGGAATCTCGGGAGTTCCACAGGCCGGGGAAACCTTCAAGGTTGTCGAGACGGAAAAGCTGGCCAAGGATTTTCTCAAGCAGAAGGATGATATCTATAAGACCATGAGTCGAAGCACTACCCTGGAAGAGATCTTCCAGCAAATAAAGGATGGCGAGAATAAAACGCTGCGTCTGATCGTAAAGTCTGATGTGCATGGTTCAAGCGTGGCGATCGGTGATTCACTCGCCAAACTCGGCAACAGCGAGGTCAAGGTGGATGTGGTCCATCGTGGAGTCGGCGCGATCACTGAAACAGATGTGATGCTGGCCACCGCCTCCGCTGCAATCATTATCGGATTCAATGTCAGGCCGATGAGCAATGCCTTGAAACTTGCAGAGAAGAACAAGATCGAAATCCGCACCTACAAGGTAATCTATGACATCATCGAGGACATCAAGAAAGCATTGACCGGACTTCTCACTCCTGAGAAGAAAGAAAAAGTAACCGGCCATGCCGAAATCCGCGCAGTTTTCAAAATCAGCAAGATCGGAACGATCGGCGGCTGCTATCTGACAGATGGAAAGATTGTGAGGACTGCTCAAGTCAGGCTCCTGCGCGATGGAGCAATAATATACACCGGCAAGCTTTCCTCACTGAAGAGATTCAAAGATGACGCCCGCGAAGTGTTGCAGGGATTCGAGTGCGGGATCGGGATTGAGAACTACAATGACCTCAAAGTCGGCGATGTGATCGAATCCTTCATTATCGAGGAGATTGAAAAAACGCTGGAATCCGGTGACAATCTGGAATGA
- the rbfA gene encoding 30S ribosome-binding factor RbfA, with protein MDRIERVNSLIREIIADILARKTKDPRIGMVTIHNVVVSRDLRTAKIFFGVTNLAEKEQTQQALDSAAPFIRKELGKEIKFRFTPELTFIYDDSYEKSDRIFQILRSLKKNEPA; from the coding sequence ATGGATAGAATCGAACGAGTCAATTCGCTGATCAGAGAAATCATAGCCGATATTCTGGCCAGAAAAACAAAGGATCCCAGAATCGGCATGGTGACGATCCATAATGTGGTGGTTTCACGTGATCTCCGCACAGCCAAGATTTTTTTCGGGGTGACGAACCTTGCGGAAAAAGAGCAGACTCAGCAGGCCCTGGACAGTGCCGCCCCGTTCATCAGGAAGGAATTGGGTAAAGAGATAAAGTTCAGATTTACCCCTGAACTCACTTTTATTTATGATGATTCCTACGAGAAGAGCGACCGCATTTTCCAGATATTGAGGAGCCTGAAGAAAAATGAGCCTGCCTGA
- a CDS encoding bifunctional oligoribonuclease/PAP phosphatase NrnA: protein MSLPEEKFDYLISSLQSCRSCLVVTHEFPDGDAVGSLCAMVGILSGRYPALKVQAFIKTPIPETYDFLGAERFIKTDVDFKKFDQIIILDCGNLSRTGIGEQIKGQFLVNFDHHGDNDNFGRLNYVFPEASSTCEILCFLAGKLLKEPFPAEISRPLFTGILTDTGSFRFSCTSHLTHEAVSGLYRSQNAGLDAIIRKIYFEEPYPRMKLLGAVLNGMVFESGICYAEITREIWEETGTDPKNVEGLINYMSGIKNVELAILFQELPGIVKVSLRSHGTVDCQKLARKYNGGGHVQAAGIKIEGQLYAVRNEILKHIKEQLK from the coding sequence ATGAGCCTGCCTGAGGAAAAATTCGATTACCTGATCTCTTCTCTCCAGAGTTGCCGTTCCTGCCTGGTCGTGACACATGAATTTCCGGACGGTGACGCAGTCGGATCCTTGTGTGCGATGGTCGGGATACTTTCCGGGCGTTATCCGGCCCTTAAAGTTCAAGCCTTTATCAAGACTCCCATTCCTGAAACATATGATTTTCTCGGGGCAGAAAGATTCATTAAGACAGACGTTGATTTCAAAAAATTTGATCAGATCATCATACTGGACTGCGGCAATCTTTCCCGTACCGGAATCGGAGAACAGATCAAGGGGCAATTCCTGGTCAATTTCGATCATCATGGCGACAACGATAATTTCGGCAGGCTGAACTATGTGTTTCCAGAAGCCAGTTCCACTTGCGAAATTCTGTGTTTTCTGGCTGGAAAGCTTTTAAAAGAACCTTTTCCCGCTGAAATAAGCCGTCCGCTCTTCACGGGAATTCTTACAGATACCGGCAGTTTCCGTTTTTCCTGTACTTCTCACCTTACTCATGAGGCTGTGTCCGGACTTTACCGCTCGCAGAACGCAGGATTGGACGCCATCATCAGAAAAATTTATTTCGAGGAGCCTTATCCCAGAATGAAGCTGCTTGGCGCTGTCCTCAACGGCATGGTTTTTGAATCAGGGATCTGCTATGCTGAAATCACCAGGGAAATCTGGGAGGAAACCGGCACTGATCCCAAAAATGTGGAAGGACTGATTAACTACATGTCCGGGATAAAAAATGTGGAACTTGCGATACTGTTCCAGGAATTACCAGGGATCGTAAAGGTCTCCCTCCGTTCCCACGGTACTGTCGATTGCCAGAAGCTGGCCCGGAAATATAATGGCGGCGGGCATGTCCAGGCGGCTGGAATAAAAATCGAAGGACAACTGTATGCGGTCAGAAACGAAATCTTAAAACATATAAAGGAACAATTAAAATGA
- a CDS encoding SpoIIE family protein phosphatase, with translation MSSLREQELSILHYFSGLLGKIFDFEELLEMLVTALTKHFTCRRISIILLDEEGSPVVKMAKGFSNDDALVKNLKLDSIGPISKEIIRKKKPILFKTKKDWLDAKLKINSNYKTFAFLSVPILNNNEVKGIINIAEPEKKRTFSNEDMRMLEIIATQIGFSLETISLHKAIVRQEVYKKELEIGRKLQLSLLPASHPKNDRLDLSLCSFPAMLVGGDYYDFLNLDDNRVAIAIGDISGKGVSASIIMASLRTLVRAHLPRMCNNLAKTVQDINEALYQDLGSSHYYSTLILGIFDFSKMTFTFINAGHNYPILYREATGETIELQGSSTTFLGSFPELKPEEEILDIHPGDVLLFFTDGLIENKNAERIPYDEEQIKNLLKKHSSGNRAVQIKEMIHNDFRKHLKGNPLSDDYTIIIAKIL, from the coding sequence ATGAGCAGTCTACGGGAACAGGAACTTAGCATTCTCCATTATTTCAGCGGCCTGCTGGGAAAAATCTTCGATTTTGAGGAACTTCTCGAGATGCTTGTCACTGCACTTACAAAACACTTCACCTGCCGCAGAATCTCCATCATACTTCTGGATGAGGAAGGCTCTCCTGTAGTCAAGATGGCCAAGGGATTTTCCAATGATGATGCTCTGGTTAAAAATCTCAAGCTCGACAGCATCGGCCCGATCAGCAAAGAAATCATCAGGAAGAAGAAGCCGATTCTATTCAAGACCAAGAAGGACTGGCTGGATGCCAAACTGAAGATCAACAGCAACTACAAGACATTCGCCTTCCTGTCAGTGCCGATTTTGAACAACAACGAAGTCAAGGGCATTATCAATATCGCTGAACCCGAAAAAAAACGGACTTTCAGCAACGAAGACATGCGGATGCTGGAAATCATCGCCACCCAGATCGGGTTTTCGCTGGAAACGATCTCACTGCACAAAGCCATTGTTCGGCAGGAAGTTTACAAGAAAGAGCTGGAGATAGGCAGAAAACTGCAGCTGTCGCTTCTGCCGGCCTCACATCCGAAAAATGACCGGCTTGACCTCTCACTCTGCTCTTTCCCGGCTATGCTGGTGGGTGGCGATTATTACGACTTTCTAAACCTCGACGACAACAGAGTCGCCATCGCCATCGGAGACATATCAGGCAAGGGTGTTTCAGCCTCGATCATCATGGCGTCGCTGCGCACACTTGTGCGGGCTCATCTGCCGCGCATGTGCAACAATCTTGCTAAGACTGTCCAGGATATCAACGAAGCACTGTATCAGGATCTCGGCTCCAGCCACTATTATTCCACTTTAATCCTCGGGATTTTTGATTTCAGCAAAATGACTTTTACCTTCATCAATGCCGGGCATAATTATCCGATTTTATACCGCGAAGCTACTGGTGAAACCATTGAACTTCAAGGCAGCTCCACCACTTTTCTGGGATCATTCCCTGAACTCAAACCTGAGGAGGAGATCTTAGATATCCATCCTGGAGATGTGCTGCTTTTTTTCACAGATGGGCTGATCGAAAATAAGAATGCCGAGAGAATCCCTTACGATGAAGAACAGATTAAAAATCTCCTGAAGAAACACTCCTCAGGCAACCGGGCTGTGCAGATCAAGGAGATGATCCACAACGATTTCAGGAAACACTTGAAAGGCAACCCGCTGAGCGACGATTATACAATCATCATTGCCAAGATTCTATGA
- the truB gene encoding tRNA pseudouridine(55) synthase TruB, with product MINDLNGLIILNKPAGVGSLDTIRRLKKKFPDLSKTGFLGTLDPMATGVLPLFTGLSTKLIPFIRNNPKVYRLKIRFGIATDSYDCTGKVTKTALVDPDLLNQQIIGDLLSGFLGEIDQVPPPLSACKSKGKRAYDLFFSGQPVTLPSRKKEIYEIDFKGFFPGENPEAELVVSCESGTYMRSLAVDIGNKVNLPAHLSYLCRLSCGDFLISEAVGLETLLEQGLEKYLEPPDRFLPYPEVIITENSTYFQLVKNGNQLKNIWNVPDGLIKIKDNRQNLLAIYKSRGNFLAAAKVLL from the coding sequence ATGATCAATGATCTCAATGGCCTGATCATTCTCAATAAGCCGGCCGGTGTCGGATCGCTGGATACAATCCGCAGACTCAAAAAAAAATTCCCGGATCTATCCAAAACCGGTTTCCTTGGCACTCTTGACCCCATGGCTACCGGAGTGCTTCCCCTGTTTACCGGATTGTCCACCAAGCTGATCCCTTTTATCAGAAACAATCCGAAGGTTTATCGCCTGAAGATCAGATTTGGAATCGCCACTGATTCTTACGATTGCACCGGCAAGGTGACCAAAACCGCTCTTGTCGATCCGGACCTGCTCAACCAGCAGATCATCGGTGACCTGCTGAGCGGATTCCTCGGGGAAATCGACCAGGTCCCGCCTCCTCTTTCAGCCTGCAAGTCCAAAGGAAAACGCGCGTATGATCTTTTTTTCTCCGGGCAGCCGGTCACACTGCCGTCCCGCAAAAAAGAGATTTACGAGATAGATTTCAAGGGTTTTTTTCCTGGTGAAAACCCTGAAGCTGAACTCGTGGTTTCCTGTGAGAGCGGGACATACATGCGTTCACTGGCAGTGGATATCGGGAATAAAGTAAACCTTCCTGCACATCTTTCCTATCTCTGCCGCCTGTCCTGTGGAGATTTTCTGATCAGCGAAGCAGTCGGGCTGGAGACGCTGCTTGAACAGGGTCTTGAAAAATATCTGGAACCTCCCGACAGATTCCTGCCTTACCCCGAAGTGATCATCACTGAAAATTCCACTTACTTCCAGCTGGTAAAAAACGGGAATCAACTCAAGAATATCTGGAATGTTCCGGATGGATTGATCAAAATCAAGGACAACAGGCAGAATCTGCTGGCGATATATAAATCCAGGGGTAATTTTCTGGCCGCAGCCAAAGTTCTGCTATGA
- the ribF gene encoding riboflavin biosynthesis protein RibF, translating into MKIFRGLDFQIKNPCVMALGTFDGIHLAHQKLLRFARRLARSRGLKFAVFSFQNLPRNLFVAKPLQLIMTVSEKEECFRRLKVDYLIHLEFTRDFSRLTAREFVEFLHERCRINYLCAGFNFKFGHLNRGDVAFLSRACELLGIETRVIPPVERNGEIVSSSLIRDKIAEGKIEEAVCFLNHPLLISGRVICGRGAGRTFGFPTANLIPEEEIVPKYGVYFCYAILPGKMILPGVINIGLVPSFFTGGLPRFELHILDFNGNLYRKKITVALLHYRRPESKLTQAELKKCIALDIKAARSYFATRGKDDKILHSVSGP; encoded by the coding sequence ATGAAAATCTTCCGCGGACTCGATTTTCAGATCAAAAACCCTTGCGTGATGGCCTTGGGAACCTTCGACGGGATTCATCTGGCACACCAGAAACTTCTGCGCTTTGCAAGGAGACTTGCTCGATCCCGGGGTCTGAAATTCGCCGTCTTCTCCTTCCAGAACCTTCCCAGGAATCTTTTTGTCGCAAAGCCTCTCCAGCTGATCATGACTGTTTCTGAAAAAGAGGAATGCTTCCGCAGGCTGAAAGTGGATTATCTGATTCATCTTGAATTTACCCGTGATTTTTCCAGGCTGACAGCCCGGGAATTCGTCGAATTCCTGCACGAACGCTGCCGGATCAATTATCTGTGCGCAGGTTTCAATTTCAAGTTTGGGCACTTGAATCGGGGTGATGTGGCTTTCCTGTCCAGAGCATGTGAGCTGCTGGGAATCGAAACCAGGGTGATCCCGCCTGTGGAACGGAATGGTGAAATCGTCTCTTCAAGCCTGATCAGGGACAAGATTGCAGAGGGTAAGATCGAGGAAGCCGTCTGTTTTCTGAATCATCCGTTACTGATATCGGGCAGAGTCATCTGCGGCAGGGGAGCAGGAAGAACTTTTGGCTTTCCGACAGCAAACCTAATTCCTGAAGAGGAGATCGTCCCAAAATACGGGGTATATTTCTGCTATGCGATTCTTCCTGGAAAAATGATTCTTCCCGGTGTGATCAACATTGGCTTAGTCCCGTCTTTCTTTACAGGCGGTCTTCCCAGATTTGAGCTGCATATTTTGGATTTCAACGGAAATCTTTACCGGAAAAAGATCACAGTCGCGCTCCTGCATTATCGAAGACCGGAATCCAAGCTGACCCAGGCAGAATTGAAAAAATGCATCGCCCTGGATATCAAGGCAGCCCGGAGTTACTTTGCCACAAGGGGGAAAGATGATAAAATCCTGCATAGTGTTTCTGGTCCTTAG
- a CDS encoding BMP family ABC transporter substrate-binding protein: MIKSCIVFLVLSMITLADAAGFKVGLVTDIKGLGDRSFNDSSMEGITRAEKIFNFKASVLVPQTTGEIGEDLLRLAIGKCDLIVAAGYSMHDAVLKAAEQYPEIRFAIVDSVVNLPNVCSIVFREEEGAYLAGMAAAYVSKTGKIGFVGGMDVPLIDKFRLGYSQGAFAVNPAVKILSGYTGSYGEPVKGKEEAVRLYKGGADVIFSAAGLSGLGVISAAEESKFYAIGVDRDQDDLAPGSVLTSMVKRVDEAVYQVVKETYGGNFTPGVRRYGLREGGVGLTDFKFTKNNLPADLFIRLEQAKRDIISGRIKVNAVKR, translated from the coding sequence ATGATAAAATCCTGCATAGTGTTTCTGGTCCTTAGCATGATCACTCTTGCTGATGCCGCCGGATTCAAGGTTGGACTGGTCACTGACATCAAAGGGCTTGGTGACCGCTCCTTCAACGATTCCTCCATGGAAGGGATCACCCGCGCCGAAAAAATATTTAATTTCAAGGCTTCAGTGCTTGTACCGCAGACAACAGGCGAAATCGGGGAAGATCTGCTCAGGCTGGCGATCGGAAAATGCGATCTGATTGTTGCCGCAGGGTATTCCATGCATGACGCGGTGCTCAAGGCAGCTGAACAGTATCCTGAGATACGGTTCGCAATCGTGGACTCTGTGGTGAATCTTCCCAATGTCTGCTCCATTGTTTTCAGGGAAGAGGAAGGCGCTTACCTGGCAGGCATGGCTGCGGCTTATGTCAGTAAAACAGGTAAGATAGGTTTTGTGGGGGGAATGGATGTACCTCTGATCGACAAGTTCAGACTGGGTTATTCTCAAGGGGCTTTTGCAGTCAATCCGGCGGTGAAGATTCTGTCGGGATATACCGGATCTTACGGAGAACCTGTCAAGGGCAAAGAGGAAGCCGTAAGGCTTTACAAAGGTGGAGCTGACGTAATTTTTTCCGCTGCAGGACTTTCCGGGCTCGGGGTGATCAGCGCTGCAGAGGAATCCAAATTTTATGCGATCGGAGTGGACCGCGATCAGGACGACCTGGCTCCGGGATCGGTTCTCACCAGCATGGTGAAACGCGTGGACGAGGCTGTGTACCAGGTTGTGAAAGAGACTTACGGAGGGAATTTCACGCCTGGTGTCAGACGATACGGACTGCGGGAAGGCGGGGTCGGACTGACTGATTTCAAGTTCACGAAAAATAACCTTCCTGCTGATCTTTTCATCAGGCTCGAGCAGGCTAAACGGGATATCATCAGCGGCAGGATCAAAGTGAATGCGGTGAAGAGATAA
- a CDS encoding AAA family ATPase: MQRKHPQPVNFCGRERELAILLRALPEQKILAIEGLGGIGKTALAQTLALRLSRTAEYKDLLWFTCPAGITGSGFRSEITRTASELALEIRKPELSAESLCRILEDHSIILFIDNAQHAPADALTDLIRASLSAFSEARLILISRERPGIPPELCADIFELKLSGLSAEETGRFIAGILGAHCREDLADPDKKAIFEKLHGHPYSLKLLISLLLSGQTLQNLMEEGSILDREWAIYLSGIIWKKLSGTDRKLLEKLSLLRKPVDPNIFLDKDSWAGKKLEDMLLFEHDRRGNVYLHELLKEFSAGTIEIERKKKLHAEIGIILSKCAAHEARNLQEAFFHFREAELFQEAVDCAIALGDLFFLLGEEIPDYLTILDQALTVCQNYRLPELQRCKVELLIFYERIPEAMELTGRLGDDETSIFLKGRVCFIREQYSEALKFYRLLEGRKISNDLKIRLLSDSGLCLARLGDIKAAESCFAKLDARTELEPDIRWTAILCCKADFLGKTGGIFQGLETLEKAEINCRKHGATGLLARVLYEKAKLLCLLDDWKLVSAQTILTESIKCFELIGNNIGLVYDLILQSEIYLRIGQAIKARRMIQKALNLTMKYDWIYETAQLCRILGRVYTISGRYPEAEIQFEKSLAGFGRIDFPLELCFVELDFARLKLVSGRLHETQSLLDRVRDFSGRLHLPELNSSYFLLSSLFHRCSGSQAFESCSQKYLESLSLLPEPARERFKKDAEWLLKTVETRGSKEFLLLSGNGTSEISSADREQHTGDRKKFELFADFEARLLEVDGTEINFFGKRMLVPLLYELCRNPGEAVRPEILFPAVWKRPYDPEHDDGQVRMAISRLREILLDKAGNRFICSSPEKGCYYFNPDCNFCIIRKI; encoded by the coding sequence ATGCAGAGGAAACACCCGCAGCCTGTCAATTTCTGCGGTCGCGAGCGGGAACTCGCCATCTTGCTCCGCGCTCTGCCGGAGCAGAAGATTCTTGCAATCGAAGGGCTTGGCGGCATCGGCAAGACTGCACTTGCCCAGACCCTGGCGTTACGCCTGTCGCGCACTGCAGAATACAAGGATCTGCTCTGGTTCACCTGCCCGGCCGGAATCACAGGTTCAGGATTCAGATCCGAAATCACCCGCACCGCTTCTGAACTCGCCCTTGAAATCCGCAAACCCGAACTCTCAGCAGAATCACTTTGCAGAATTCTGGAGGATCATTCCATAATCCTGTTCATCGATAATGCCCAGCATGCACCTGCAGACGCTCTGACCGATCTTATCCGGGCAAGTCTATCCGCCTTTTCCGAAGCCAGGCTGATTCTTATCTCCAGGGAACGCCCGGGAATTCCGCCTGAACTCTGCGCAGACATCTTTGAACTGAAGCTGTCAGGTCTTTCCGCAGAAGAAACCGGCAGATTCATTGCAGGGATCCTTGGTGCGCACTGCCGTGAAGATCTGGCTGACCCGGATAAAAAAGCGATCTTCGAAAAGCTTCACGGTCACCCCTATTCCCTGAAACTGCTGATAAGTCTGCTGCTCTCAGGCCAGACACTGCAGAATCTCATGGAAGAAGGATCTATCCTGGACCGCGAATGGGCAATCTATCTGTCAGGAATAATCTGGAAAAAACTGTCGGGAACAGACAGGAAGTTGCTTGAAAAGCTGTCTCTACTCAGGAAACCGGTAGATCCCAATATTTTCCTCGATAAAGACTCCTGGGCTGGTAAGAAATTAGAGGACATGCTGCTTTTCGAACATGATCGCAGGGGGAATGTCTATCTCCACGAACTTCTGAAGGAATTCTCAGCAGGTACCATCGAAATTGAGCGGAAAAAAAAGCTCCATGCTGAAATCGGAATCATCCTGTCGAAATGCGCTGCACATGAAGCTAGAAATCTGCAGGAAGCTTTTTTCCATTTCAGAGAGGCTGAGCTTTTCCAGGAAGCTGTTGATTGCGCAATTGCCCTGGGAGACCTTTTCTTCCTTCTGGGTGAGGAAATCCCGGACTATCTCACGATTCTGGATCAAGCTCTAACTGTCTGCCAGAATTACAGACTGCCTGAACTGCAGCGCTGCAAAGTCGAACTGTTGATTTTCTACGAGCGGATTCCGGAAGCGATGGAACTGACAGGCAGGCTGGGAGACGATGAAACCTCTATTTTTCTGAAAGGCCGTGTCTGTTTCATCAGGGAACAATACTCGGAAGCCCTGAAATTCTATCGCCTGCTTGAAGGCAGAAAGATAAGCAATGACCTCAAGATACGACTTCTTTCCGACTCGGGATTGTGCCTGGCCAGGCTCGGAGATATCAAAGCCGCAGAATCCTGCTTTGCAAAACTGGATGCCCGGACTGAGCTCGAACCTGATATCAGGTGGACTGCTATTTTATGCTGCAAAGCGGATTTTCTCGGAAAAACCGGGGGAATTTTCCAGGGCTTGGAAACACTGGAAAAAGCCGAAATCAACTGCCGAAAACATGGCGCGACCGGATTACTGGCAAGAGTGCTGTACGAAAAGGCAAAACTGCTCTGCCTGCTCGACGACTGGAAGCTCGTTTCAGCTCAGACCATCCTTACAGAATCCATCAAGTGTTTCGAACTGATCGGAAACAATATCGGTCTGGTCTATGACCTGATTCTGCAGTCGGAAATTTACCTTAGAATCGGGCAAGCAATCAAAGCGAGGAGAATGATCCAGAAAGCCCTCAACCTGACCATGAAATACGACTGGATTTATGAAACAGCACAGTTATGCAGAATCCTTGGCAGAGTTTATACAATCTCAGGACGCTATCCGGAAGCAGAAATCCAGTTTGAAAAATCGCTCGCAGGATTCGGCAGAATCGATTTCCCGCTGGAACTGTGCTTTGTTGAATTGGATTTTGCCAGATTGAAGCTGGTCTCCGGCCGGCTGCATGAAACCCAGTCACTTCTCGACAGAGTCAGAGATTTCAGCGGCAGGCTCCATCTGCCGGAACTCAACAGCTCATATTTCCTGCTCTCTTCGCTGTTCCACAGATGTTCCGGTTCCCAGGCTTTTGAATCCTGTTCACAGAAGTATCTGGAATCCCTGAGCCTCCTGCCCGAACCGGCCAGAGAACGCTTCAAAAAGGATGCGGAATGGCTTCTGAAAACCGTTGAAACCAGGGGCAGTAAGGAGTTTCTCCTGCTCTCAGGAAACGGGACTTCGGAAATCAGTTCTGCTGATCGTGAACAACATACAGGAGACAGGAAAAAATTCGAACTGTTCGCGGATTTCGAAGCCAGACTTCTGGAAGTGGACGGGACGGAAATCAACTTTTTCGGAAAAAGGATGCTGGTGCCCCTTCTTTACGAACTCTGCAGAAACCCCGGGGAGGCGGTCAGGCCTGAAATCCTGTTCCCTGCAGTCTGGAAAAGGCCATATGATCCGGAACATGACGATGGACAGGTGAGGATGGCAATCTCCAGGCTCAGGGAAATCCTGCTGGACAAAGCCGGGAATCGCTTCATCTGTTCTTCGCCGGAAAAAGGCTGCTATTACTTCAATCCAGACTGCAATTTCTGCATAATCAGGAAAATTTAG